The following are from one region of the Colias croceus chromosome 4, ilColCroc2.1 genome:
- the LOC123691471 gene encoding ero1-like protein has protein sequence MVRKNSCVVFIIFAVAIVQAVGFDTELFDTIPCDSNACFDSLHGALGDCSCNVDTIDYFNNVKIFPRIQSLVSKDYFRFYKVNLKKECPFWADDSRCAMKYCHVKACAKESVPGFDGYDNEYLEESPVLKYTKEAQSPCNGDADHDPDLGYLNLTISAASQFEIAKWKAYDDSVDNFCQCDDKDAEAEYVDLSLNPERYTGYKGPSAHRIWRSIYQENCFRPKSNPYESFPYVLSSDLGNMCLEERVFYRAVSGLHASINIHLCSKYLLSEKKLGFAAPPDGEWGPNLEEFQRRFDPSQTHGEGPNWLKNLYFVYLLEMRALAKAGPYLEREDYFTGNPIEDEETRGAIRNMLGVIYSFPDHFNESLMFNGTQATKLKAEFREHFLNISRIMDCVGCDKCKLWGKLQTQGLGTALKILFSGRWDSEDRPEQGTLTLRHKAQKRLQRTEIVALFNAFARLSNSIRELENFRIMLSGHKEETKANIFAGDSNKIDVRKEKCSSGGTKPRIWS, from the exons atggttcGAAAAAATTCGTGtgttgtgtttattatttttgctgTAGCTATAGTTCAAGCGGTGGGTTTCGACACGGAACTATTTGATACGATTCCTTGTGATAGCAATGCGTGTTTTGACTCGCTTCATGGAGCTCTCGGAGATTGTTCATGTAACGTCGACACGATTGATTATTTCAATAACGTGAAAATATTCCCTCGCATCCAAAGCCTGGTAAGCAAAGACTACTTTCGattttataaagttaatttgAAGAAAGAGTGTCCATTCTGGGCTGACGACAGCAGATGCGCTATGAAGTACTGTCACGTCAAAGCTTGTGCAAAAGAAAGTGTGCCAGGATTTGATGGATACGACAATGAATATTTGGAAGAATCACCTGTGTTGAAGTACACTAAAGAAGCTCAGTCGCCGTGTAACGGAGACGCAGACCACGACCCGGACCTAggatacttaaatttaactatAAGTGCTGCAAGTCAATTTGAAATAGCTAAGTGGAAAGCCTATGATGATTCTGTTGACAATTTCTGTCAATGTGATGATAAAGACGCGGAAGCAGAGTATGTAGACCTCTCACTAAACCCTGAGAGGTACACAGGATACAAAGGGCCATCAGCTCACAGAATATGGAGGAGTATTTATCAAGAAAACTGTTTCCGTCCAAAATCCAATCCTTATGAATCATTTCCATATGTTCTAAGTTCAGATTTGGGTAACATGTGTTTGGAAGAGAGAGTGTTCTACAGAGCAGTGTCTGGGCTGCACGCTAGCATTAATATCCACTTGTGTTCAAAGTATCTGCTATCAGAAAAGAAGCTTGGTTTTGCTGCACCACCTGATGGTGAATGGGGGCCGAATCTAGAGGAATTCCAGCGTAGATTTGATCCATCACAGACTCATGGTGAAGGACCTAACTGGTTAAAGAATTTGTACTTTGTATATCTATTAGAAATGAGGGCGCTCGCCAAAGCAGGTCCTTATTTGGAGCGTGAAGACTATTTCACTGGTAATCCTATTGAAGACGAAGAAACAAGAGGTGCAATACGAAATATGTTAGGAGTCATATACTCATTCCCTGACCATTTCAATGAGTCACTAATGTTCAATGGAACCCAAGCCACCAAACTAAAAGCTGAGTTCAGAGAGCATTTCTTGAATATTTCGAGAATTATGGATTGCGTTGGTTGCGATAAGTGCAAACTATGGGGTAAATTACAGACGCAGGGGTTGGGAACAGCGTTGAAGATTCTCTTTTCAGGTCGATGGGACAGTGAGGACCGACCGGAGCAAGGGACGTTGACCTTAAGGCATAAGGCACAGAAACGCTTACAGAGGACAGAAATTGTGGCCCTGTTTAATGCTTTCGCAAGGCTGTCAAATAGTATCAGAGAACTGGAGAATTTCAGGATCATGCTGAG CGGTCACAAGGAAGAGACGAAGGCCAACATTTTCGCGGGAGATTCCAATAAAATTGACGTCAGGAAAGAAAAATGTTCTTCGGGTGGTACTAAACCGAGGATTTGGAGTTAG